The sequence ATGTGCTGCGCTAAAGAGAAAATTCACCAGTCCAATCATTTTCCAACGGTGCAGGTGAGCAGAGGCCCCACTGAGAGGTCACACGTTTTAAAGACATTCTAAACACCCATTTCTACAGCGCGAAGCCAACAACAGTGAGACTCCACGAGCACCATTTCCATCAACCATCCTGCACCAAGGAGGGGTCACACCGCTGCACAGTGCCCTTGGCAGACAGCAGagcactgttctgcagctgccaggGGGCGGAGGGCGGTAGCAGctactggaaagcagcagatcACACTGCCACACCGATGGGAGCCCTGTCACATAAATCACAGccaggcacagcagagctgcagggccagTTTTGCAAGCCTTCActctgcagagtgctgcatCCCATCCTGCAGGCACAACGCCGCTGGATCCTTTCACACCGGCTTTCAAACACACCTCCTGCTCTACACAGCATCTCCTGGGCAACTGCaaagcacacaaagcacactgcaggctTTGCTTGACACATCCAGAGCAGTGAGGGGAACAGAGCAGCCTTTTCACAGAGGGAGTAAGCTagcaggagacaaaaaaaaactgggGATCAAATGCTCAGTTTTGGTATATTTGGGGAATAAGCAAAAAGAGTGGAAATGAAGAATTATTCCCATTGCACCTATTGCACTTGGTGTGCCCAGCCCTCCTTCTGGCTCACTGACAGATCTTCAGAGTGAAAAAGCTGCACGGTGGCCTCAATCCTGCTTGCAGgatcagcagcacacagccaaagcaaagcagccCAAGACAACAGAAATAACTGCTCTTCGTTCTTTTGTCAATTTGCACTGATGCACAGGATGTCCCTGCATTTCACAAGTTAAACTCACAATGACAGACTTAACACAGAGGGAAACATCTAAGGTTTAGTAACCAACAAAGGcaggctggcacagctgcttggttgtgctgctgcagctccatgaGACAGCCATGGAACAGTTCTGCACTGATAACAGCCTGCAGGATGCTCTTCAGCcacaaaaccttaaaaaaaaaaaagccatctgtgccttcccagcagcagcgtGCCTTCCCAAACCTGAGAGAAACACACAGATTTGGAGAAGCCAGGATAAAAATCCAGGATTGCTGATTTGGgcttttatttccctctcctttcaAATCTCTCTCACTTTAGAGACCAGAACAAAACCACCCACTTCACCCAGGTTCTCCTATCACCTCAAGCCCTGAATTCCACACAGTAAACCCTTTGGTTTGCTCCTGCCAACACAGCTCCAAGGGCTGCAGTGGCAGTgcagaggtgtccctgccccaTGGCATTCACTGGGGACACGACTGCCTTGAGCACCACACAGACACTGAGTCACCGTCAGCTTGTAATCAATCcagtcagcaaaacaaagcaaataggTCCAGCTATCAAGagctgggaaaaagaaagaaaaacaaacacaatttgCAAAGATGCTTTGGCCTCTCAAACTCTAAAACGAAACCAACACAGCACGGAGCTGATTGCAGAAAGGAAACGGAGCACCTGGTCACACACAAAGTGCTGTCAAAGGCACCAAGAGCTGACCAAACTGAGGGAAATATTTGTTCTtgctcatcctgctgctgctgcggccGCAGgtgctgtttgcacagcagtgtTATGATGCTGACACAAGGCCTGGGTGACAACGTGTCAAAGGGAAAGATGGAATCCTATCTGGGaaaaagatgctgcttttctgcagcaggCTGACTCCAAGCACAGAGCCCTGTGTAGCCAGGTGCAGGCCATGCCACAGAGCCCTGCACACACTGCACGGCTCCGTGCACCAACATCTGCACACACATaggggcaggcagcaggctgggggcaggagggaagCGTGAACAGCAGCGGGGCCAggtcctgcagccctggggatgggGGAGCAGCCagagtgctggcagcagggtgCTGACGGTGTCCCAGCTGGGTGATTGGGTGCCCCTGGGCTCGGCGTGTCTATCGTACATCGCTGTCCCAACGGGCAAAGGACAGCGAGGTGATGGGGAGGCCCCAGAACGCGGGGACACGGGACGGCAGGGGACGCGTTGTGCAGGGACGGGAGCGCCCGCCCGAAGCGGCGAGCTGCAGGGGTGCCCAGGAGGCAGGGGGCAAAGGGAGGCCCCAGAAGGGAACGGCGTGAGGAGGGGAGCGGCGGGCCGCCCCGAGAACCGACGGGCACCGCGATGCCGCGGCAGCCTGGAGGCGCGGAGGTGACGGAAGGGCCCGGCCGCGCTCCCGCCCCTGCAGCCGCCGCACGGGGCCGCTCGCACCGCCCGTCCGcggggatgggggggagggaggcgGCCTCGAACCGCGGGACCCCGGGGCCGGGTCGGACGGGAGCGGCACCGCCGTTACCTTCCAGCGCCTCGAAGATCGCCTGCGCCATCTTGGAGCCGGGGCGGCCGCGACCCGACAGCCGGAGCGGGCatggagggaggagggaggggaggcgGAGGGAGGGGCGGCACCACCCGCCGCCAGGGGGCGGCCTCCGCACACCGAGCGAGCccgggccgggagcggggcGCGCGGCGGGGCAGAGCCGGGCAGTGAGCCGCTCTCCCCGGGCGGTGCGCGGCAGGGGGCGGCTGGACGGGAACGGTGCCGCTCACGAAGCGCCCGGTGGAGCTTTAGCATGGCACCTGGGAAGGCGCCGACGGCATCCCGGCAGCCGGCGCTGCACCGAGGGTCGGGAGCGCCTCGGGACACCCCTCAGGGCCGGCCGTGCCGAGCGCGGAACCGACCTCTCACCGGAGGCAACGGTTGGCTGCCGGCACGAGAGGGCGAGCGGGATGTCGCCGCCTGTTGGCGGAGAGCGTTGACGGACAGCCCAGGCGGCCCGTGCGCGCTGCGGGCGCGGCCCCGCCCCCCGGAAGCGAGCGCGCCGAGCGCTGCGGAGTGCCGGGCCGCACCATGGCGGGCGGCGCCGCTCCGCCGTCTGCGCTGCTCCGCGCCATCAACGCGCTCCTCCTGCAGCGCCGCTACCGCGCCGCGCTCGCCGTCCTCAAGGGCTTCCGCAACGGGGCCGTGTGAGTGAGCTGGGCGGCGGGGAGCGCTGCGAGATCCGGGCCCGCACGCGAGGGCTGGGGCGGAAAGGCTCCGGGGTCGGGGCGGGCTTTGCCGCCGGGGCTGAGCGGCTTCTTCGTGTCCGCTGCTGTGTGCCGGCATTGCGCggcgctgtgctgctgccgggccGCCCGGAAAGAACGGCCGGCAcgctcctgcagcacctccgGGCTGTCGGTAGAATGGATCTGTGGTCGTTTGATAGCTTGGTgcaaaaaacatctttctgcttctcGCTTTTGCAGGTATGGAGCAAAAATTCGTGCTCCGCATGCCCTGGTGATGACTTTCCTGTTCAGGAGTGGAAGGTACCGCCctgcttcttcatttctgcactgtTCCCTGGGTTGCTTCCATCCAAGAATTAGTTTTTCCTTGCTCCTGTAGAGCCCCcgtttagaaaacagaaaataagtcaGACGCATTCAGTGCACACTGTTGTGTTGAGCAGGGTAACCTGTGTGTGCACAGATGGACATACTGCTtgatcatagagtcacagaatggccagggttggaagggacctcagggatcatgaatctccaaccccctgccacatgcagggccaccaacctccccatttaataccagcccaggctgcccagggtcccatccaacctggccttgaacacctccagggatggacggggcatccacagcctctctgggcagctgttccagcacctcaccactctcataggaaagaacttAAATCACTCATGCAGTGGTTGTTGAGGAGCAATGGACAGGTGAGAAATTAGCAGATGCCGTTAAAGACATCTGCTCCCCTCTGTGCTTTCATACAGGGGGCTGAGCTGCACCAGTGCCCATTGTGGCTCTTCCCAGTTAGCCAGAAATTTGAACttagataagaaaaaaaaaaaaaagaagctcgTTGGCTGTTTGTAGAATTGAACAAATGCAGAGTGTGAGGAGAGCTGGTGAGTGACCCAGAGTCAGTGATCCCTCCTCCCTCACAAAGCGGGAGATGTTTTTGGGGGGGTATCAGAGTTATTGATGTGGGTGGGCAGGCTGGAGGCATGTAAGATCCGGGCTGATCACTGGCAATGCTGCCTTTTTGCTCTcctaattttctgtttcttttgttcagtTTAAGAGAGAAATTGAAATCGATTGCTCAGGCCACGTACACTCATTCCCGGAACTTGGCGTATTTTGTGTTCACCTACAAGGGGCTGATGGCGTTGCAGTCCCGactacaggggaaaaaaattccatttcattctttctttgcAGCCTGCATTGGGGGTTGGTTAGTGTTCGGTGAGAACAATCCCATCAACAGCCAGGTAAATGTCTCTGCTGAACGTTTGGTTGACAGAAAGACTAACAGATGGGTGGGTTGTGTGCCAGGAAGTGGTTGGTATAGGCTGGCCCATTTCTCCCTGTGCAGCGTTGCTTTTATAGTACAGCTTATTGTACAGAGTTCTCTTTTTGACTGTGCTCAGACACTGGAGGTGGTTGTGTGCCCCCATGGTGATGTTTGTAGTTTGAGAGCTAAACATCCTGGTGAACCTCCAGAGCTGCACTTGCATCTAGGAGGACAGGTTGGCAACCCAAAGCTGTGGGGTTACCCCACCCATCCTCTGCCCTGTGGTAACTGTGCTCAATCTGCCTGCTTGCAGAGCTAAACCCACAAGCTTGAGCTTTGTTGTGTGTGGAGAACGGTTGGTTGCAGAGCTACACTTGACTAAATGGGGTAAACTGACAAAAGCTGCTCAGGGAAAGCTTGGTTTGAAGCTGCTTGTTACCAGTTTTAATGTGGGTCAATAAAACATGTAGGCAGAGGTGAATCACAAGTGTTCCACTTGCACACCCCCTGTTCTAAGACCATACCTTCCGTCGGGTTTCAGGTGGCGCCCAGAGTTCTGGGTTTGTATCTTGGCAGGCTAACAAGGCTGCTCTGTGGAtatcagcagcagcatctgaggTAGCATTGATGAAAGTTGTGCAACTGATCTGCAACTGCAAAGAGTTATTGCGTCAGGTGTAATTTCTTGCTTGCTAAACTAGAGCACTTACATGGCAGTAGGACTTGGAGAAGACAGGGAAGGCACAAACATCTCCAGTTTGAGATGGCTTGATGTGTGAACCTACAGACTGTTTGCTGTTACACGGGATGAACTGTTGCTGCCTCTCTTGCACAGCTTATCACAGCTGAATCGCTCACTCTGATCAGATTTACCAGCCAGGCTCTTCTCCTGACGTTCTCTGGCTTTTCTCTCCATGCAGATCATTATGTACCTGCTGTCTCGCATCCTGTTTGGCCTGTCTCGCCTGGCCGTGGAGAAGGgctgcatcccacagcccaAGCAGGATCCCTTCCCGCTTGTCGCAGCTCTGGTGTGGGGAACAGTTCTCTGGCTCTTTGAGTACCACCGGCagaccctgcagccttctctgcaGGCCTCCATGACCTACCTGTATGATGACAGCAACGTGTGGCACGACGTTTCTGACTTCCTCATTTATAACAAAAAGCCTGAGAGCAAATAGTCGGCTCGTTGTACAACGCCTGTGGAGCGGATGGTGCCTTCCAGCAGCTAAGGGAAAAGGCGGTTCTCTTGCTCTTGGCTGATGAATGTGTTTGAATTAACACCTATCAAGGAGAGTTGCCTCTTGTGTCCTCATCAAAATATTCTCATTCGTCTTCTGTTTGCTCTGTTTAGAGCTGCTAAATACCCCACGGAAACTTATTACAGTGCCTCAGGGAGAGTAAAATGCCTTGGGAACCTTCAGTAAAATCAGTCTTCTTTTCAAGAgaccttatttttctttggttttgtttgcttattgtatttcctaaaaaggaaaaaaagaggaaaaaaaagcacttttaatATGACAACTTGACAGTAAGTGGGGAATAGATCTAATCATGGGAGCAATGTTCTGGGCATTATCTGAATGCTTGCGAGGTGGAAGggtttttctgtgctgctgcactcGCTGTAGTGGTGAGATGGGAGTTGGGGACCTGCTTGGTTCTGAAAGCAAGGAtgttttttcttgatttcaATGTAAGACAGGAAATCCAGTACAAACCGTTGCAGGCATAGCTGTGTTCTCCCTAGGAGAGTTCCTCTGCAGTTTTCTCTCTGGGAGACTGAATCAAATCATGAAGTCTCTCTGATACAAGCCCTGTAAATATTCTTGCTCAGTTCCTCTCATGCACTTGGGATCAATCTGTTCCTCTACAGAGCACACTAATTAATACCCTGCGATTCCTTAAAACTTTTTGATCAAGCTTTTAAAAGCTGATTGAACTAAACACCCAAACCCCCCGTGCTACTTAAGGCTCCTTTGCAAGCATGCTGAGGCACATTGCCTGCCCTCCGATGGAACTCTGTTTGTATGTAGCAGTGACACTTCTTAACAAGCACTTTCAGTTTGGTGGAGGATCACCTGGATTACTCTTAGGTTCAGAATTCCCCCACCACAGCTGTGGGGTGCATTAACTGCAAGCAGACCTGGATGTCCCTGTTGTTACTGCAGTCTTGCTGCACCATGGAGCATGGAGGTACCAATGGTCTCCCTTCTAAAACTGCACTGCTGAGTGCcaggagcagcacacagtgggTTTTCACAGAGGGCCGACTGGGCAGCTGAGAAGTGCTCCATTTCATCAAGAACAGCTGTTTTAAAGTTTGTACCATCAAACTTAACACCATGAATTACTGATACTGCTGTATGACCATTCACATAATGATGtgcattaaaataattcctGACGTGCTGGTTTTATGTGGTGATATCATAAGAGTCATTAAGCAACTTACTCTAATTTTGCCCTTTTGTCTCAGACA comes from Lagopus muta isolate bLagMut1 chromosome 16, bLagMut1 primary, whole genome shotgun sequence and encodes:
- the PXMP4 gene encoding peroxisomal membrane protein 4, giving the protein MAGGAAPPSALLRAINALLLQRRYRAALAVLKGFRNGAVYGAKIRAPHALVMTFLFRSGSLREKLKSIAQATYTHSRNLAYFVFTYKGLMALQSRLQGKKIPFHSFFAACIGGWLVFGENNPINSQIIMYLLSRILFGLSRLAVEKGCIPQPKQDPFPLVAALVWGTVLWLFEYHRQTLQPSLQASMTYLYDDSNVWHDVSDFLIYNKKPESK